From a single Poecilia reticulata strain Guanapo linkage group LG2, Guppy_female_1.0+MT, whole genome shotgun sequence genomic region:
- the LOC103460977 gene encoding TSC22 domain family protein 1 isoform X2 — MHHPDPAGDSGSVRKMPHPAVFHRRGSNTSSGSGSTLSTTANPVVVNNSHVSGDDYQPSLLIQPPAASSSPGPHHPPPPHSLNLQPQPAQPTGAQIKKKSGFQITSVTPAQISVSTNNSIAEDTESYDDLDESHTEDLSSSEILDVSLSRANDVVGAERSSSEETLNNFHEAETPGAVSPNQPSHPHTLTQAQHRGGAIVNGTMHHQHPHHLNHAQSYPLTGALPSLTQKMPSNVGGTQENVSHATAAAPSIVPQPAGIVAPGSVPGMHSSATGTTVSVVNPPTSSVSNVNMLSTANVPVRGGINMSASSGGAGGSFPPNVISSTGGSSVAAGGSHMSAANVNINSMTTTTAAAAGVSASGGVGVPSGIQGRVGSAVSAPAAAVPSAVPAPAPAVTAATSRFRVVKLDSSSEPFKKGRWTCTEFYDKDAPTSAPSASEAASLTSRQFVTENFPSERESTSSSSVSSTMSMLSHYIENLGSGEAGGSPVLQHAQDYASPPQGYQGIMGVPHSQAHMHTQDINHPHVKTTAAPSAPTNLHQPGQQTAIGAVPPQQLTYAQAVANQPPSSSQGLVGIQQQKMGYTNLPQQSAASPASTRPPGYNQSQQGVPQAAPSQPLSNQSGSVLAAQANGATQMMGAPQQSQGLLHKPAPVSSMPPHVGVAGLGQQPPSHVDIQQQKPQSLLTQIQNPGSSTQLPPAASASTAPPPSDHQPQAHNAGNVGRMSPHPSQEPSSAQALVHAAQASALYASLPSFTTTQLQDAQRLLLQHQSLLKLSGCEVGSNTGLGQETEGNTNTASALTAPAGLKTVDGEDDGELL, encoded by the exons ATGCATCATCCGGACCCCGCAGGAGACTCTGGCAGCGTCAGAAAGATGCCGCATCCGGCTGTCTTCCACAGGAGGGGCAGCAACACGAGCAGCGGGAGCGGCTCCACGCTGTCAACGACAGCCAACCCGGTGGTGGTCAACAACAGCCACGTTTCAGGCGATGACTACCAGCCCTCCCTGTTGATTCAACCCCCCGCCGCGTCGTCCTCCCCGGGACCCCATCACCCTCCTCCTCCGCACAGCCTGAACCTCCAGCCTCAACCCGCGCAGCCTACTGGAGctcagattaaaaagaaaagtggttTTCAGATCACAAGTGTGACTCCAGCGCAGATATCAGTTAGTACCAACAACAGTATTGCAGAGGACACGGAGAGTTATGATGACTTGGATGAGTCGCATACTGAGGATCTGTCCTCTTCTGAAATTTTGGATGTATCCCTCTCAAGAGCTAACGATGTAGTTGGAGCTGAGAGGAGCTCTTCAGAGGAGACCCTAAATAACTTCCACGAGGCGGAGACCCCTGGAGCCGTCTCCCCCAACCAGCCTTCTCACCCCCATACTTTGACCCAGGCGCAACACCGTGGCGGGGCTATCGTAAATGGGACTATGCATCACCAACACCCTCATCATCTTAACCATGCTCAGAGCTACCCTCTGACCGGAGCTTTACCTTCTCTCACCCAGAAAATGCCTTCAAACGTGGGTGGCACTCAAGAGAATGTTTCCCACGCCACCGCCGCCGCTCCAAGTATCGTCCCCCAGCCTGCGGGGATTGTGGCCCCAGGATCTGTCCCTGGAATGCACAGCTCTGCGACAGGCACCACAGTTAGTGTTGTTAATCCCCCAACCAGCAGTGTTAGTAATGTGAATATGTTGAGCACCGCCAACGTGCCTGTCAGAGGGGGAATCAACATGAGCGCTAGCAGCGGCGGCGCTGGTGGTAGCTTTCCTCCCAATGTTATTAGCAGCACTGGAGGAAGCAGTGTTGCAGCTGGAGGTAGCCATATGTCTGCTGCTAACGTCAACATCAACTCGATGACTACTacaactgctgctgctgctggtgtcagTGCCTCTGGAGGCGTGGGAGTCCCCAGCGGGATCCAGGGAAGAGTTGGATCAGCTGTGAGCGCTCCCGCAGCGGCTGTGCCTTCAGCTGTTCCTGCTCCGGCGCCGGCAGTGACAGCCGCCACCTCTCGCTTCAGGGTGGTGAAGCTGGACTCCAGCTCCGAGCCGTTCAAGAAGGGCAGATGGACTTGCACCGAATTCTACGACAAAGACGCGCCCACCTCTGCGCCATCAGCGTCCGAAGCTGCGTCTCTGACCTCGCGTCAGTTCGTAACGGAGAACTTTCCCTCAGAGAGGGAAAGCacaagcagcagctctgtgagCAGCACCATGAGTATGCTGAGTCATTACATTGAGAACCTGGGCAGTGGAGAGGCTGGGGGTTCCCCAGTACTCCAGCATGCCCAGGATTACGCCTCCCCTCCTCAGGGCTATCAAGGAATCATGGGAGTACCTCACTCCCAAGCTCACATGCACACCCAGGATATCAACCATCCTCATGTGAAGACGACAGCAGCCCCCTCGGCTCCCACAAATCTCCATCAGCCAGGTCAACAGACCGCCATCGGTGCTGTCCCGCCGCAGCAGCTCACCTACGCCCAGGCAGTTGCTAATCAACCGCCAAGCTCCTCGCAGGGTTTGGTTGGTATTCAGCAGCAAAAGATGGGCTACACTAACCTTCCTCAGCAATCAGCCGCATCTCCGGCATCAACTAGACCTCCTGGGTACAACCAATCACAGCAAGGTGTACCCCAAGCTGCCCCCTCTCAACCTCTCTCCAACCAATCCGGCTCGGTGCTGGCCGCTCAAGCTAACGGAGCGACTCAGATGATGGGGGCGCCTCAGCAATCACAGGGGCTCCTTCACAAGCCGGCTCCCGTCTCCAGTATGCCGCCCCATGTTGGGGTAGCCGGCCTCGGACAGCAGCCACCTAGCCACGTTGacattcagcagcagaaaccgCAATCCCTTCTGACTCAAATTCAGAATCCGGGCTCAAGCACCCAACTTCCTCCCGCGGCGTCTGCCTCCACCGCTCCGCCTCCCAGCGATCACCAACCTCAAGCCCATAATGCCGGCAACGTCGGCCGAATGTCCCCCCATCCATCGCAGGAACCCAGCAGTGCCCAGGCCCTGGTTCACGCCGCCCAGGCCAGCGCCCTGTATGCCAGCTTGCCCAGCTTCACCACCACGCAGCTGCAGGATGCGCAGAGGCTGCTGCTCCAGCATCAGTCCTTACTGAAGCTGTCTGGCTGCGAGGTGGGATCCAACACCGGCCTGGGCCAGGAAACCGAGggcaacaccaacaccgccaGTGCCTTAACTGCACCAGCCGGTCTCAAGACTGTGGACGGAGAGGATGATGG GGAGTTGCTGTGA